A genomic segment from Paenibacillus sp. FSL K6-1096 encodes:
- a CDS encoding collagen-like protein, which produces MSQANLPNITPTISIARDDAVNLLLSSIAMEELGLSHIINAEGEKLQYILGTLPGVDAPDATIEDVLAMNDSVRNMMRDIVKKEFILTNKLETVLNASIMVGPTGATGATGNPGGPQGPQGDQGIQGIQGAMGVTGQTGETGLTGLTGLTGLTGLTGLTGETGATGFTGLTGLTGLTGLTGQTGETGLTGLTGLTGLTGLTGLTGQTGQTGETGLTGLTGLTGLTGLTGLTGMTGMTGMTGMTGMTGLTGLAFFAEYNSAASLVDQVTPGDAVTWSITGPSSGDITLNDTAQFFNLPTNATVLIQYYVNGVPELGANPMVFQLYTVDPGSETRVAPIPGSQSTSSVVTAYSTVAGAGIIGTTGIAPQVALYNDSNETIGGNPDQFFANIQLIRIN; this is translated from the coding sequence ATGTCTCAGGCGAATCTGCCTAATATCACCCCGACCATAAGCATTGCCCGGGATGATGCTGTTAACCTGCTGCTGTCCTCCATTGCAATGGAAGAATTGGGACTCAGCCATATTATCAATGCCGAGGGGGAGAAGCTGCAATATATCCTGGGTACTTTACCTGGAGTTGACGCTCCGGATGCAACGATTGAAGATGTGCTGGCTATGAATGATAGTGTAAGAAATATGATGCGGGATATTGTCAAGAAGGAATTCATTCTCACCAACAAGCTGGAGACCGTCCTCAATGCATCCATTATGGTAGGGCCTACAGGCGCAACAGGGGCTACGGGTAACCCCGGCGGACCTCAAGGCCCTCAAGGCGACCAGGGAATTCAGGGGATCCAAGGTGCAATGGGAGTAACCGGACAAACGGGAGAGACCGGACTCACGGGACTGACCGGCTTGACTGGGTTGACTGGCTTAACAGGTCTCACCGGAGAGACGGGGGCCACCGGATTCACGGGTCTGACTGGTTTGACCGGACTGACCGGCTTAACAGGGCAAACCGGAGAGACCGGACTCACGGGACTGACCGGCTTGACTGGGTTGACTGGCTTAACTGGACTGACTGGTCAAACCGGTCAAACGGGAGAAACCGGCTTAACCGGTTTGACCGGGCTGACGGGTTTAACAGGCCTGACTGGGCTAACCGGGATGACCGGGATGACCGGGATGACCGGGATGACCGGGATGACCGGCTTAACAGGTCTTGCCTTCTTCGCAGAGTATAACTCGGCTGCATCTCTAGTGGACCAAGTTACCCCTGGAGATGCCGTGACATGGAGCATTACTGGACCGAGTAGCGGAGATATTACTTTAAATGATACAGCTCAATTCTTTAACCTGCCTACTAATGCTACAGTTCTAATCCAATATTATGTCAATGGCGTGCCTGAGCTAGGCGCTAACCCAATGGTCTTCCAGTTATACACTGTAGATCCTGGTAGTGAAACCAGGGTTGCCCCTATTCCTGGTTCTCAATCAACTTCGTCAGTGGTCACCGCCTATTCAACTGTGGCAGGAGCCGGTATCATAGGAACAACAGGAATAGCACCGCAGGTGGCATTGTACAATGATAGTAATGAGACTATTGGCGGTAATCCTGATCAATTCTTTGCCAATATTCAATTGATCAGGATTAATTAA
- a CDS encoding collagen-like protein translates to MSQANLPNITPTITLSRSDAINMMLSAIAMEELGLSHVINAEGEKMQYALGTLPGAAAPVVNISNIQDITDSIRGMLGETVKSAWLQTSQLESLLAAPVDYGGTGATGVTGPDEGPRGLQGPQGPAGDTGDDGPTGTTGFRGFTGLTGLTGETGLTGLTGLTGVTGVTGMTGQTGETGLTGLTGLTGVTGVTGMTGQTGETGLTGLTGLTGVTGETGMTGQTGETGLTGLTGLTGVTGMTGMTGATGGTGVPADDRWLSFFNGAEAGPIGAGLPINFTTHAYFTGSAISLNPGGYNLQNNGAGASLEPALYYVHYSVNANAATGASMSVALTLNSEPIPASESTAYNSVPGATSTLAVGGSIFPTVTADTVNALALINNGPGNISDITGTISIVKLL, encoded by the coding sequence TTGTCTCAAGCTAATCTGCCTAACATTACACCTACCATTACACTCAGCCGTAGCGATGCCATTAACATGATGCTGTCAGCCATCGCCATGGAAGAGTTAGGACTTAGCCATGTAATTAATGCAGAAGGGGAGAAGATGCAATACGCGCTCGGCACTCTTCCTGGAGCAGCCGCTCCGGTGGTGAACATCTCCAATATTCAGGACATCACTGATAGTATCCGCGGTATGCTGGGGGAAACAGTAAAAAGCGCCTGGCTGCAGACCAGCCAGTTAGAGAGTCTGCTTGCAGCGCCCGTTGATTATGGCGGTACCGGAGCGACAGGAGTAACGGGTCCAGACGAGGGGCCGCGCGGTCTACAGGGACCGCAGGGTCCAGCAGGCGATACTGGAGACGATGGTCCTACCGGTACCACGGGATTCAGAGGCTTTACCGGCTTAACAGGACTTACAGGTGAAACGGGATTAACCGGCCTCACGGGTCTGACTGGAGTTACAGGGGTAACTGGTATGACAGGGCAAACCGGAGAGACGGGATTAACTGGCCTCACGGGTCTGACTGGAGTTACAGGGGTAACTGGTATGACAGGGCAAACCGGAGAGACGGGATTGACTGGCCTCACGGGTCTGACTGGAGTTACAGGTGAAACTGGTATGACAGGGCAAACCGGAGAGACGGGATTAACTGGCCTCACGGGTCTGACTGGAGTGACCGGCATGACCGGTATGACCGGAGCAACCGGTGGTACAGGAGTGCCTGCTGATGACCGGTGGTTGTCTTTTTTTAACGGTGCTGAAGCAGGCCCGATCGGAGCAGGGCTTCCAATAAACTTTACCACTCATGCTTATTTCACTGGATCTGCTATCTCCCTCAACCCAGGTGGTTACAATCTACAGAATAACGGTGCTGGAGCTAGTCTGGAACCGGCTCTATACTACGTTCATTATTCAGTAAATGCTAATGCAGCAACAGGGGCGAGTATGAGCGTTGCCCTTACTCTTAACTCAGAACCGATTCCAGCAAGCGAATCGACAGCCTATAATTCGGTGCCTGGAGCTACTTCAACTCTGGCAGTGGGGGGCAGTATTTTTCCGACGGTTACCGCTGATACTGTTAATGCACTGGCTCTGATTAATAATGGCCCCGGGAATATTAGTGATATTACGGGCACGATATCCATTGTTAAATTGCTTTAA